A genomic region of Oenanthe melanoleuca isolate GR-GAL-2019-014 chromosome 25, OMel1.0, whole genome shotgun sequence contains the following coding sequences:
- the SLC27A3 gene encoding long-chain fatty acid transport protein 3 yields the protein MALAAALGALGVLGALLGVLGALPGALGVPLALGAALGALLALQRRLRPHLWADLRFALRALRVRRRARRGPGGSVVSRFLRAARAEPARPFLRARGRSEPLGRAARSVARVANALRALRAPPGPGDTVGLLVGNEPRFVWGWFGLAALGARPAFLGTALRPAGLRHCLRCCGARALLVADDLLGSVEPLLPSLREDGVAVWVLGAGPVPPGVVALQELLDAASEQLQPEEVWEPEDMNDTCLYIFTSGTTGLPKAARVSHLKAVMCLSFYELVGASSRDVVYLALPLYHMAGSLLGVVGCLGIGATCVLKEKFSASQFWEDCRAERVTVFQYIGELCRYLVNQPQRPGERQHGLRLAVGSGLRPDVWRSFQRRFGPVRIVETYGMSEGNVTLFNYTGTPGAVGRCSFIYKLFSPFEVVRYDVAAGAPQRDEAGRCIRARTGETGLLIAPVTARTPFLGYAGSRELSEQKLLRGVFAKGDEFFNTGDLVEQDEEQFVRFRDRTGDTFRWKGENVATTEVAEALLAHESVLEATVYGVTVPGHEGRAGMAALVLRPGRSLDGPGLYRHLELLLPPYARPRFLRLRERLEMTETFKQQKVRLARDGCDPALVAEPLLLLDEAAAAFVPLDRERWERLRDGRLRI from the exons ATGGCGCTGGCGGCGGcgctgggggctctgggggtcctgggggcgctcctgggggtcctgggggcgCTCCcgggggctctgggggtcccGCTGGCCCTGGGGGCGGCCCTGGGGGCGCTGCTGGCGCTgcagcggcggctccggccGCACCTCTGGGCCGACCTGCGCTTCGcgctgcgggcgctgcgggtgcggcggcgggcgcggcgcggccccggcggcTCCGTCGTGTCCCGGTTCCtgcgggcggcgcgggcggaGCCGGCCCGGCCGTTCCTGCGGGCCCGCGGCCGCTCGGAGCCGCTggggcgggcggcgcggagCGTGGCCCGGGTGGCGAACGcgctgcgggcgctgcgggcccCGCCCGGGCCCGGCGACACCGTGGGGCTGCTCGTGGGCAACGAGCCGCGCTTCGTGTGGGGCTGGTTCGGGCTGGCCGCGCTCGGGGCCCGGCCCGCGTTCCTGGGCACGGCGCTGCGACCCGCGGGGCTCCGGCACTGCCTGCGCTGCTGCGGGGCACGGGCGCTGCTGGTGGCGGACG ACCTGCTCGGCTCGGTGGAGccgctgctgcccagcctgcgGGAGGACGGCGTGGCCGTGTGGGTGCTGGGAGCGGGGCCGGTCCCGCCCGGGGTCGTGgcgctgcaggagctgctggacgCGGCCTCCGAGCAGCTGCAGCCCGAGGAGGTTTGGGAGCCCGAGGACATGAACGACACCTGCCTGTACATCTTCACCTCGGGCACCACCG GCCTGCCCAAAGCCGCCCGCGTGTCCCACCTCAAGGCCGTCATGTGCCTGAGCTTCTACGAGCTGGTGGGAGCCTCCAGCCGGGACGTCGTGTACCTGGCGCTGCCGCTCTACCACATGGCCGGGTCCCTGCTGGGCGTCGTCGGCTGCCTCGGCATCG GAGCCACGTGCGTGCTGAAGGAGAAGTTCTCGGCCAGCCAGTTCTGGGAGGATTGCCGCGCCGAGCGCGTCACGGTGTTCCAGTACATCGGGGAGCTGTGCCGCTACCTGGTGAACCAGCCGCAG CGCCCCGGGGAGCGGCAGCACGGGCTGAGGCTGGCGGTGGGCAGCGGCCTCCGGCCCGACGTGTGGCGGAGCTTCCAGCGGCGCTTCGGGCCCGTGCGCATCGTGGAGACCTACGGCATGAGCGAGGGCAACGTCACCCTCTTCAACTACACCGGCACCCCGGGCGCCGTGGGGCGCTGCAGCTTCATCTACAAG ctcttCTCGCCCTTTGAGGTTGTTCGCTACGACGTCGCGGCCGGAGCTCCGCAGCGGGACGAGGCCGGGCGCTGCATCCGCGCCCGCACGG GTGAGACGGGGCTGCTGATCGCCCCCGTGACCGCCCGCACCCCGTTCCTGGGCTACGCCGGCAGCCGGGAGCTGTCGGAGCAGAAGCTGCTGCGCGGGGTCTTCGCCAAGGGGGACGAGTTCTTCAACACCGGGGACCTGGTGGAGCAGGACGAGGAGCAGTTCGTGCGGTTCCGGGACCGCACCGGGGACACCTTCAG GTGGAAAGGCGAGAACGTGGCCACCACGGAAGTGGCCGAGGCGCTGCTGGCCCACGAGTCCGTGCTGGAAGCCACCGTCTACGGCGTCACCGTGCCAG GACACGAGGGCCGAGCCGGGATGGCCGCGCTGGTTCTGCGGCCCGGGCGCTCCCTGGACGGGCCCGGCCTGTACcggcacctggagctgctgctgccgccctACGCGCGGCCGCGCTTCCTGCGCCTGCGG GAGCGGCTGGAGATGACGGAGACGTTCAAGCAGCAGAAGGTGCGGCTGGCGCGGGACGGCTGCGACCCCGCGCTGGTGGCGgagccgctgctgctgctggacgAGGCCGCGGCCGCGTTCGTGCCGCTGGACCGGGAGCGCTGGGAGCGGCTGCGGGACGGGCGGCTGCGGATCTGA